CTTCAGCCATCACACCGTCAGCTCCAATAGCAAGTGCTGCTTTTGCAGTTGGAAGAAGTAAATCACGTCTTCCAGTAGAATGTGTAACATCTACCATAACCGGAAGGTGCGTTTCCTGTTTTAAGATTGGAACTGCTGAAATATCAAGTGTGTTTCGTGTTGCTTTTTCATATGTGCGAATACCGCGTTCACATAAGATAATATTGCCGTTTCCACGCGAGTTAATATATTCTGCTGCATTAATGAATTCAGAAATCGTTGCGGATAAGCCACGCTTTAATAGTACAGGTTTATTCGCATCTCCTGCTGCCTTTAGCAATTCAAAGTTTTGCATGTTTCTTGCCCCAATTTGAATGACATCAATGTAGTCAACAGCTTCTTCAATATGTGCAGGATTTACGATTTCACTTATCACTGCCAGATCATATTCGTCGGCAACACGTTTTAAAATCTGCAGCCCTTCTACACCGAGTCCTTGGAAATCGTATGGAGAAGTTCTAGGTTTAAACGCTCCACCACGCAGTAATTTCAAGCCTTTGCTTTTCACAGACTCTGCAACTGCTGCTACTTGTTCATAGCTTTCAACAGCACATGGCCCAAATACATAGCTGGTATTTCCATTCCCTATTTTGGCACCTTTAATTTCAATCACTGTATTTTCAGGTTTCTTTTTCCGTGAAACGAGTAATGCTTTACTATGATCATCTTCTTGCAATTCCAAACTCGCTTTAAAAATTTCTTTAAAAATATGCTCCAGTGTTGAATTTTGGAATGGACCATTATTATTATCCTTAATTTTATCCAACATTTCTCTCTCACGCACTGGATCAAATCGTTTGATACTTTGCTTTGTTTTCAGCTGACCAATCTGCTGAACAATCTCTGCACGACGGTTTATTAATTCCAAAATTTCTAAATTCACTTCATCCATCTGAACTCTAAGCTGTTCCATTTCATTACTCATTTCAAATCCCCCTGAAGTCATTTTTTAATAATTAGAGACAATTATAGCTAAAATTCTTTCATTTGTCACCAATAAGTTTATAATATAATAGATATCTTTTTACTTATTCTATTAATTAGGATTTTTTACTTATCCGTTACACAAAAGATTCACTCAAAGCATTCTCGAACAGAGTCTTTTGGCACATAACTATTAATCTATTAAAAGGAAGGTGTTTAAGCGATGGGAGAAACTATTTTTGCCCTCGATATTGGCACTCGTTCCGTTACCGGCATTATTTTGGAGAGTCTTGATAATTCATTCACTGTTATTGATTATTATACAAAAGAACATACAGAACGTTCGATGCGTGATGGGCAAATACATAATGTAGTAGCGGTTGCTCAAGTAATTCAGGAGGTAAAAGAAAAGCTTGAAGAAAAAGCTGATACCATATTTACGAAAACATGTGTTGCAGCTGCAGGAAGATCATTAAAAACAGTGGTAGCAAGTGCTTCTATTACATTGCACCACCAACCAATTACAGATACTGAAGTGATTAAGCACATAGAGCTTACCGCTGTACAGAATGCACAGCAAACACTTGCCAAGCAAGAGAAAAATAATGATTATAGCAACTATTACTGTGTTGGGTATTCTGTTTTAAATTATAAGCTGGATCAAACACAAATCGGCTCATTAATTGACCAAAGCGGAAAAGAAGCTGCAGTTGAGATAATTGCTACGTTTCTTCCCAAAGTGGTCGTTGAATCTTTGCTAGCGGCTCTCAAGCGTGCAGATTTGGATATGGAGGCACTAACACTTGAGCCAATAGCAGCCATCCACGTATTAATACCAGAGTCAATGCGCAGATTAAATGTTGCGCTTGTCGATATTGGTGCCGGTACAAGCGATATTGCAATCACAGATAGAGGAACTGTCGTAGCGTACGGAATGGTTCCGGTGGCTGGGGATGAAATAACTGAAGCAATAAGTGATCATTATTTGCTTGATTTTCCGGAAGCCGAGAAAACCAAACGTGCAATCGTAAATGATGGGGGATTTACAGTTGAAGATATATTAGGTTTTGAATCTGTCATCACTGAGGAAGCACTTGCTCAAGACATTGCAAAGACTGTCGATAGTCTTGCAGAGTCAATAGCCGCTGAGATTGTTCAGTTAAATGCAAAGGTTCCACGCGCTGTTATGCTAGTTGGTGGTGGAAGCTTAACACCAAACTTAACAACTGTGCTCGCAGATAAACTGGATCTCCCCCATAACCGCGTTGCAATTCGTGGAATCAATGCAATCCCACATTTACATCATGATAATATTCCAACAGGTCCTGATTTTGTTACACCAATTGGAATTGCAATAGCTGCGAAAGAAAACCCTGTCCATTATGTTAGTGTAACGGTCAATAAGCAGGTCATTCGTCTATTTGAAATGAAGCAGCTTACTATTGGAGATTGTCTGGTACAAGCCGGAATTAAATTAAATAAGCTTTATGGAAAACCAGGATTAGCCACAATTGTCACGGTAAATGGAAAATTTGTCACACTGCCAGGCAGCTTTGGGGAAGCACCGCAAATTTTTTTAAATGATAATCCTGCAAATGTTGATGACTTTATCCAGGATAGTGATGAAATTAAATTTGTTGCTGGTGCTGATGGGTTGCCTATACAGACAACATTAATGGAGCTTGTTGGTGAAGCACCGTCAATGACTGTTTTCTATAATAAGCAGCCATATAAGCTCGAAACAGATATTTATGTAAATGGCATTGTCAGAAATTCAAATTATGTCATTAGGGATGGTGACATAATCACTTGGAAGCAGACTAAAACAATTCGCACATTTTTACATGAGCGAAATTTGAAAACGAATCTTATTGCAAAACCATTCACGATACTAATGAACAATCAGCCCATCACGGTATCAGCTGGAACAACCAAAATCTTAGTTAACAATGAAGAAGCAGCCTTAGATAATATTTTAAAAAAGAGCGACAGAATAGAGGTAATGCCCGCAAAGCAACCAACTGTATATGATCTGGTTCTGCAGCTTGATAAAAAAGCCTCTAATAAGATTACTGTTACGTTTAATGGAGAAAAGGTTATAATGACACAGCCACTTGTTAAAATCACGCGTAAAGAGGGTTCATTACGTTTTGAGGACCCAATTCAGCACCAGGATGTGTTGAAGATGGAAGAAAGGAAACTGGAGCCTTTTATTTTTCAGGATGTTTTTCGTTATGTACATGTCGATTTGTCACAAGCAAATGGAAAGTTTAAATTGTTGAAGAATAATAAGCCCTCCTCCTTTGATGATAAGATTATCTCTGGAGATAGACTCGAAATTAGTTGGGGAGACTAATAAAAAAGGGCTGTCACAGTTTGAACTCCCCCCTGTCAAGTAGACAGTGGAAATAATAAAATGTTTTAGGCGGCCATAGCTCTATATTCTATAGGGCTGTGGCCGTTTAATTTGTCTTGATATCTTTCATAATTATAGAAATGAATGTACTAGTCTATTGCTCTTTTCAGTTCGTCAAATGTTTCGTATTTATGTAAATAATACTTTTCACATTTAAGCGTTCCCCAAAACGATTCCATTGGTCCGTTATCAATACATTTACCGACACTAGACATACTGTGTACCATCCCAGCTTCGTTTACCCTGCGTTTAAATCCATGAGAAGTATATTGAAATCCTCGATCACAATGAATAAGTGGATGTTCTTCATCGTATAATGAAACTTCTAATGTTTTGAAAACTAACCAATTATTATTTCGATGTCCAAAAATATAACTAACAATAGATCCATCATATAAATCACGTATGGCATTTAAATACGCTTTTTTAGAAGTGCCATACTTAAATTCAGTGACATCAGTTACCCATGTTTCGTTTAGTTCTTCTGCTGTTGAGGGACAGATCGTCTATAAGGTTTCTTCTTTCTACGTATGACACATTGTAATTTAGCGATTTTCATTAAACTATAAATTCGTTTGTGATTGATTTTATGCCCATATTTATTTTCAAATTTCTTGTCCAAGTTTAGCTTCATTCGACGGTATCCATAAATACCTTCCACTTTTTCATGTAAGGTGACCTTTTCTTTTATAATTTCTTTATTTTGAATTTCCCGTTTAGATGGTTTGCGATTCAACCATTTATAATAAGCAGTGCGTGCAATTTCTGTGATTTCACAAAGAAGGAAGATAGATAGATTTTCCTCCATATGAATTTCTTTTATTGCGATATATTTATCTTCAAATCTTACTTGATTTATTTTTGCCTCCTTCAATCTTCTCTAACTTTTTTAGGAATGCATTTTCTGCACGTAATCGTTCATTTTCTTTTTCTATTCGACGCATCTCTAGCTTCATCTTTTCTTCTGGAGATAATTCTTCTTCACTTTTGGAACGTCCTCGTTTATCCTTTCATGCATCCCATCCATTAGCTTCATATTTACGCACCCATTGATAAACTTGTTGATAGGATACTTTACGGATCTCCGCAGTTTGTTGATAATTCTTATCATTCGCCAATGTATCTTGTACAATCTTAATCCGTTCTTTCCAGTTAGTTTTTCTCCCTTTAGTCATAGAACTTTTCCTTCCCTTTGCCGTATCTTTTAATTCTCTATGACCATTATACTGTTTTAATTTAAGGGGTAGCGGCAGGAAAATGCGAATTAACAACGATAAGGAAATCCAGATATAAAACAAG
This region of Oceanobacillus sp. FSL K6-2867 genomic DNA includes:
- a CDS encoding helix-turn-helix domain-containing protein; amino-acid sequence: MTKGRKTNWKERIKIVQDTLANDKNYQQTAEIRKVSYQQVYQWVRKYEANGWDA
- a CDS encoding cell division protein FtsA; the encoded protein is MGETIFALDIGTRSVTGIILESLDNSFTVIDYYTKEHTERSMRDGQIHNVVAVAQVIQEVKEKLEEKADTIFTKTCVAAAGRSLKTVVASASITLHHQPITDTEVIKHIELTAVQNAQQTLAKQEKNNDYSNYYCVGYSVLNYKLDQTQIGSLIDQSGKEAAVEIIATFLPKVVVESLLAALKRADLDMEALTLEPIAAIHVLIPESMRRLNVALVDIGAGTSDIAITDRGTVVAYGMVPVAGDEITEAISDHYLLDFPEAEKTKRAIVNDGGFTVEDILGFESVITEEALAQDIAKTVDSLAESIAAEIVQLNAKVPRAVMLVGGGSLTPNLTTVLADKLDLPHNRVAIRGINAIPHLHHDNIPTGPDFVTPIGIAIAAKENPVHYVSVTVNKQVIRLFEMKQLTIGDCLVQAGIKLNKLYGKPGLATIVTVNGKFVTLPGSFGEAPQIFLNDNPANVDDFIQDSDEIKFVAGADGLPIQTTLMELVGEAPSMTVFYNKQPYKLETDIYVNGIVRNSNYVIRDGDIITWKQTKTIRTFLHERNLKTNLIAKPFTILMNNQPITVSAGTTKILVNNEEAALDNILKKSDRIEVMPAKQPTVYDLVLQLDKKASNKITVTFNGEKVIMTQPLVKITRKEGSLRFEDPIQHQDVLKMEERKLEPFIFQDVFRYVHVDLSQANGKFKLLKNNKPSSFDDKIISGDRLEISWGD
- a CDS encoding IS3 family transposase, with amino-acid sequence MKEAKINQVRFEDKYIAIKEIHMEENLSIFLLCEITEIARTAYYKWLNRKPSKREIQNKEIIKEKVTLHEKVEGIYGYRRMKLNLDKKFENKYGHKINHKRIYSLMKIAKLQCVIRRKKKPYRRSVPQQQKN
- a CDS encoding bifunctional 3-deoxy-7-phosphoheptulonate synthase/chorismate mutase, producing MSNEMEQLRVQMDEVNLEILELINRRAEIVQQIGQLKTKQSIKRFDPVREREMLDKIKDNNNGPFQNSTLEHIFKEIFKASLELQEDDHSKALLVSRKKKPENTVIEIKGAKIGNGNTSYVFGPCAVESYEQVAAVAESVKSKGLKLLRGGAFKPRTSPYDFQGLGVEGLQILKRVADEYDLAVISEIVNPAHIEEAVDYIDVIQIGARNMQNFELLKAAGDANKPVLLKRGLSATISEFINAAEYINSRGNGNIILCERGIRTYEKATRNTLDISAVPILKQETHLPVMVDVTHSTGRRDLLLPTAKAALAIGADGVMAEVHPDPAVALSDSAQQMDIPTFDQFFEEIKGIENRLK